In Anabaena sphaerica FACHB-251, a genomic segment contains:
- a CDS encoding sigma-54-dependent Fis family transcriptional regulator yields the protein MSTPGINTLEAGRIYRVTGGIRAEMLRTEIYRAWERAHLQGANPHALQAEKLSSLETERLIEKHSYLINAVRPYFRNLSQAAGQEHHAVMLSDANAILLDLIGDEQTIHGSESFPSPGSLLSEAVAGTNGIGTTLAEENYVEIVAAEHFIEGFHPFTCQGIPLRNEKQEIIGVLSISLRSPLARQRLKEIFLCASRGIEAEFIIANLEKNIHRVLTSNADDYQSLEELRQDIVQGHQAARLKLEISSRMLAVNRLDYAMKLIQQAEKSIQLFRQRAEIWRNLASFDVGTVQVISLTDILGGLVDLLSTEAAIRKVEVITDWQEEITVTTDLRSLSRQLLRYFLQAFESAGKGGTLKVAAIMMPNSELAQVSFTSIPGLNTSQSMPTSYVFYIPLK from the coding sequence ATGTCTACCCCAGGAATTAATACTTTAGAAGCAGGACGTATCTACAGAGTCACAGGTGGTATTCGTGCTGAGATGTTACGCACAGAAATCTATCGTGCTTGGGAAAGAGCGCACTTGCAAGGAGCTAACCCCCACGCGCTACAAGCTGAAAAACTCTCCAGCTTGGAGACGGAACGGTTGATAGAGAAACATAGTTATTTGATTAATGCAGTTCGTCCTTATTTCCGCAATTTATCCCAGGCTGCGGGGCAAGAACATCATGCGGTAATGTTAAGTGATGCCAATGCGATTTTATTAGATTTAATTGGGGATGAGCAAACTATACACGGTTCAGAATCATTTCCTAGTCCTGGTTCTTTGCTATCAGAAGCTGTAGCGGGTACTAATGGTATTGGTACTACTTTAGCTGAAGAAAACTATGTGGAAATTGTGGCAGCAGAGCATTTTATTGAAGGATTTCATCCTTTTACTTGCCAAGGAATTCCCCTGCGTAACGAAAAACAGGAAATTATTGGTGTGTTAAGTATTTCCCTGCGTTCTCCTCTTGCTAGGCAGCGATTGAAAGAAATATTTTTGTGTGCTTCTAGAGGTATTGAAGCAGAATTTATAATAGCAAATTTGGAAAAAAATATTCACCGTGTGTTAACATCTAATGCTGATGATTATCAGTCATTAGAAGAACTACGTCAGGATATTGTCCAAGGACATCAGGCAGCACGTTTAAAATTAGAGATTAGTTCTCGGATGTTAGCTGTTAATCGCTTAGATTATGCCATGAAATTAATTCAACAGGCAGAAAAATCAATTCAGCTATTTCGTCAACGTGCTGAGATTTGGCGCAATTTAGCATCATTCGATGTTGGCACAGTTCAAGTTATATCACTCACTGATATTCTGGGAGGTTTAGTTGATCTGTTATCAACTGAAGCTGCAATTCGCAAGGTTGAAGTTATCACTGACTGGCAAGAAGAAATTACAGTAACAACCGATTTGAGAAGTCTTTCACGCCAATTACTCCGCTATTTTCTGCAAGCTTTTGAGAGTGCAGGTAAAGGGGGAACGCTGAAGGTTGCAGCGAT